The region TTATGACTGGAGGATCAAATCATGACATCAAATGGAAAAGTCTCCAGAAAACAAGGTTGTCTGGATGCTAACACGTCTTATTGGTCTTTATGGTCAAATTGACCAATGGAAAGAGAACAGACATTCATAAATCTAATGGCTTGTGTGTATATTATCCTTGTATCTGTGTTTGGACTAAAGCCGTTTGTTTGGCTTTGCTGTTCAGCCATGAGCAATTTGCTAATGGCAAAGCTTACTGGAACCTATGCTGGCGGTGTTTACTGTCTGCCCCTGTGATCAATATTTTATAGGCATGATTGGTCAAATATTGAATGTTATTTCACTCAAAGAGGCACCATTTAAATTCATCGTTAACTCTCTGTTTGATTAACATCATTACTCTCTTTGGTATAATACTGATCAAATATTTAACTCAAACTTTGTACAGTACAGAGCTAAAAGAAAGCCACAAACACATCACTCTTCACTATTAATACGAATACaagtaaaaatgcattttccaTACTTAATGATAAGCCATAATTTTGAGTATGCAGTACTTCCCCCTAATGGTCAAAATATTTATAGCACATTATGCATACACTAATGTGAAGAACACCTTCAGGATTAATGAGTGTTTGCTGCAGTGAGCATATTGATAAAAGGATGATGTGGAAAAAGATCGTGAATGTGTCTGCAGAGAGAACCTGGCAGATGAAAGTAGAGCAAATGCGCAAGATGATGGAGGACAGTCCTTACAGACCAACGGCACTCCTACTCTCAGCTCTGGATGAAACAGCATGTAAGTAACCCAAATACACCTTAGGAAACCTCTTTGTTTTACTTAATGCTTCAAATCTGAAGCTGCTATAAATCTTACATTTTCATTGCGGCCTGTTAAAATGCACCTTGTTGGAGCTCTTCCAAACAGTAGGAAATTCCAATTTTCTGCCTCTAAGAAGTGCTACGCTTGAAAAAATAGCCATATATTTAAGGGGGATTAGGATGccttaaatatttaatcatcaAAGTGGGGTGTAGTTTTTGAGAATTAGAGCTGCACGTCCGAATGGCTTCTGAATCTTCAGCCAACAAACCAGAAAGAGGCTGCAGGCTCGAGGGCAACAGTCCCATATGCAGAAGAGGGTGCAGTGACTCAATGACAGCTGACAGAGCAACATAATAAGCTGTTTGAATACTCATTTTAAATTTACTTTGTCCTCCCAGTAGTCCCAGACTGGTTTGAACATTCAGCTCAGGATATTGCAAATGACCAAATCAATATTCAGTGCTTGGATGTGATAATTCACACGACAGGAAAGGACGCGGAAAAACTGTAAATCTTGGATCTGTTTTTAATTCCAGGGTTGTTTAACATGCGAGGCAATGACATTCCGTTCAATCCCTTCTTTTATTCCTACACCCTGCTCACCTTGGATGAAATCTGGTGAGaccttttgttgtttcttttttgtatcCGTTCAAATGTTGCTCCTGTTACTGAAAAAAatgcccccacccaccccaactCTGCAAGGCTTTTTATCCACACCGAGAGACTGACGGGGGAGCTGAAGGAGTACCTGAACGCCTCGTGTGCTGGACCCCTCTGTGTGCAGCTAAAAAGCTACGACAGCGTCAGAGCCCAGCTGCAGGAATATGTGGCCAGGCCTGGAATTAAAGTCTGGATCGGCACCGAATACACCAACTACGCACTTTATGAGCTCATAACTCCAGTGGTATGGTTATCTTTTATTCATGAATTTGTGTCAGTATCACAAGCCCGAATGGTTTTTCTAAATTCTAAATTAGTGTGGATTTGATGGAGGTGTACTGTTCATTTTCGTATCTGAAATAACCTGCAACTGAATTTTCTTGTTTAGGTCTAAAGTAAACACATAAAAGGATTTAGAATaattcttcctctccttttggATCATGCAGGACAAATTAATGACCAGCTCTTACTCTCCTGTGCTGACGACCAAAGCAGTGAAAGATGAGACGGAGCAGCGGATCTTGAGGGACGCACATGTACGTGACCTGTGCACGCTCACCACAGCACAATATGAAAACAGAATCTATTTATTTCCCTCGGCTTAAGCCCTGCACTGAGCTGTCAGCCGTTAGCCTTTGCCTTTCTCCCTGTAGGTGAGAGACGCCGTCGCTGTCATCCAGCTGCTGATGTGGCTGGAGAAAGTAGTCCCACAGGGTACGGAGACCGAGTTGACGGCCGCAGAATACGTCAACATGTGTCGCAGGTGAGCGACTGTAAACTTTGGGGGACCGAACACCCGAGGGCCGAGCCAATAATCCACAATCTAGAGGAagaaaggctgatgttgatgagtTCTACTTAGTTTGTTCACAGCTGATGTAAATATTCCCACAGCAAACAGAAGGACAGCAAAGGGCCCAGCTTTGAGACCATTTCTGCAAGTGGAGCCAACGCTGCACTGGCCCACTACAGGTGAAAGTtgatccatcatccatccatccatccatccatccatccatccatccatccatccatccatccatccatccacccatccacccatccatccatccatccatccatccacccacccatccacccacccacccatccatccacccatccatccacccatccacccatccatccacccatccacccatccatccatccatccatccatccatccatccacccacccacccatccacccatccatccatccatccatccatccacccacccatccacccatccatccatccatccatccatccatccatccacccacccatccacccacccacccacccatccatccacccacccatccatccacccatccatccacccacccatccatccatccacccatccatccatccatccatccatccatccatccatccatccacccacccacccatccacccacccatccatccatccatccatccatccacccatccacccatccatccatccatccatccatccatccacccacccatccacccacccacccatccatccacccacccacccatccacccatccatccacccacccatccatccacccatccatccatccatccatccatccatccatccatccatccactttcTTTTATAAGAAAAGTGGATGGGAAATTATTTCAAACTCACTTTTATCTTTATGAATAAGATAAGAGAATAAGATaagagaggcaggcaggcagacagacagacagacagacagacagacagacagacagacagacagacagacagacagacagacagacagacagacagagtgcatgtgtgttctgGCATGTACGTATTGGTCCTCCGAATGTCTCCAGTAATATGAAACTGtcacacatttacagaaataatTTGGATTGATATTTGATAAGTTGCActcaaagacagagaaaaaagcAAGGGTTAAAAAGACATTGTTCATTGTTTTTCTTGTATCTCTGCACCTGCATTTAGAAAACGGTTGctgtatttcctgtttttctgcatTTCAGCCCGACGAATGAGTCGAGCCGTAAGCTGACGGTTGATGAGATGTACCTGGTGGACTCTGGCGGTCAGTACCTGTGAGTAACAGCACGTTTCTGCGCTGTAGTCTCACCTCCTGCCGGTTGTGTTTGAAATGAGTCATGTTGTCTTTCACCACACTCAGAGATGGAACCACCGACATCACTCGAACTGTTCACTGGGGAACTCCCACTGAAATGCAAAGGGTGAAGATCTGTGTCTTATATTGGATCAATATGTAAAGCTGTTATTCAGACAGGGTTTTGGTTTGGTTGTACAAGTCTCCGGCATCGGCAGAGCTTTAGGCCTCAACATTCGCTTGATTTTGCATGTCTGGTCCCACAGGAGGCCTTCACCAGAGTCCTCCAGGGAAACATTGAAATATCTCGAACCATATTTCCTTCGGGGACCAGAGGTGAGAAACTAACATCCAGAACTTGCTCGGAATCCAGAATCTCCCCCAAACGTCACCATTTGCAGCATCCTCTCGCCTCTTTGCGTCATTTGCACTCATTTATGTTGCTGGCTGTTTGATGCATATTTTTCTGTGTAGGTGCAAACATGGAGATGTTGGGTCGCCGGGCTTTGTGGGAGGTAGGCCTGAACTACGGCCACGGCACAGGTCACGGTGTTGGGAACTACTTTGGAGTTCATGAGTGTATGTTCCCTCTTGATGTGTCATTCCTCTTTCAACACAGAAATTTGAGAGATGATTCAGAAACGTGGGGGACATTTAGACAATCTCAGTATGTAAAATTTTAATCCAGTTGAGCAATTATGTGTGAAATTACCATGATTATGAGGCAAAAGAGGCTGTTCATGGAACTAGACTTCATTTTGCTAATATTTATTGATAATGGAAACTGAAATTTAAAACATCATTTGAATTAAACGCCAATGTCGTGTCCTCGCTTTATACCACttcaccactagatgtcgctgTTTAGACGCATCAGCAATTATTAAATCTGTTGCCTAAATAATTTCATGAGATTCTTGGTTCATGAATCTCTTTTCTTAAATTATACATTGAAACTTTTCTAGGGCCTGTTGGCTTTCAGACCAATAATATTCCCTTCACATCAGGAATGTTCACATCTATAGGTAAGATTAACTATTTGTTTGAAAATTGTGTGTTTAGTTCCAGACCATTTTGAGGGAAATATACATGATTGGAtatgatttattgatttattgattttatttttttgtagaACCAGGATATTACAAGGACAATGACTTTGGGATCCGCATCGAAGACATTGCTGTGATTGTTCCCAAACCTACAAAGGTAGATGCAGCGTTGCTGCTCACAAGTTAATCATTGGCGATCATGTTTTGTCAACGTGACCGTGATGTTTTTATCTCTTTATCTTGCCTCAGTACGGCAACAACTACCTGACCTTTGACATCGTGTCCCTGGTTCCGTACGACAGGAAGCTGATTGACACGTCTCTACTCAGCATGCAGCAGGTGATGAATCATTTACAGACTTCCAAATGTAAAAAGTTgtggatttttaattttttttttcatttgaatgtcAGAGTACTATATAAGTGCTTTCCAACACTCTTACTACAACAGCAGTAAATTTAAGTTTACTTCCTCAAAGATACGATCAGTTTCCTGTTTTGTCAGAGTTTTCAGAGAAGGTGATGTCATCTACATGACGGAAAAGCTCTATATTCGTTACTTTCTTATCTTTCATATCAGCACTGTGAATTTTACACAACGGGTTTGACGGTGAAGGTATTAatattttcaatttttttttttttttggaacgaGGTTGTAAATTGCAACATTTGATAACTCTGCCCAGATAAAATCGCTGGTCATCTTTAcgcttttcttctcttcatttaGATTCAGTGGTTGAACAAATACTACGAGACCATCAGGACGTTGGTGGGTCCAGAGCTGGACAGACAGGGGttaaaggaagagaaggactGGATGCTGAAGAACACAGAACCCTTCGTGCCTTCTGGAAGTTCTGCAGCCGTCACTTCTTCCACTCTGACCCTCTTCGCCCTGGTCCTCACCCTTTTCCACAACATCATCTGATCTTTTCCGATGGCGGAGCTCAAGCCGCTGACAGCAGCCTTGGACGCCGGCATCGTCCCTATGCAGTCGATATGGAGCAGCTAAACCCCAGGGATGCACTACAATTTAGCTTTTTgtcattaaagtgtgtgtgtttcttccacGATCGAAGGATTGAATGTGGAGGTGTTTAAActctgaaattaaatattttatttgtaatCTGGACATTGGTATAATCAGCTGATATTACTTTTATTACATGACAGTAACTGCCTCTCCAAATGAAACTGTGGACTTTGGAGAATCGTCAGTGGAGAACGAGTTCACGAAAGTCAGAAATGTCAGTTCAGAGAAGCCTCTTTGGTCTGCCTGTGACTCACAGCCCATAGACGTCCCGGTTGACCTTCACGACCTTCATGAAGTCTAACGTGGCCCATAAAGTTGGaataaaattattttagaaCTCTTCTCGTGAGAATGCTGTGACAATGGGATGAATGAATATAAATCTAAAGTGTATCTTCTCAAAACAGATAAATGTATAAATTAGActaaaaaaatcctttttgttGAAGGGCAGCAGTCAACATcttacacacttctgaaatataGGTGCCAGCATAACTGAGTAGTTTAGAAAAAATATATGTTGCTACTTAGATTCTAATGTTTATAGTAAAAAACACATTCTTATTATAATTCTGTTTCCCAGCTCCTATTTTAAATCATATCAATCTCAAAGGTTTTGTTGGCAGCTGCTGACACAGCGATGCCTCGAAACTGACATTGCAGCTTGAAGGTGCAAACATGCCAGCTTCACACCACTCCCTGCATCTgtcaaccacacacacccacacacacacacacacacacacacattttagttAAACGGTAAAGCAGAACAGCAAAGATGATCATTGTTCAGGGAGCCtgttcctctgttcctcctgttatgtctgtgctgtttttgttttgttttctatgAGGTCTGTTCTGCTTCCAGTTGGTAGTAACGAGATGACCTGTAACGGGATACATTCTGGGTTTACTTtcgacaaagaaaaaaagtataaaacatCATAACTGGTAGCTTAAGTGTGGTTGGCTAATCTGCCGCAGGTCTACAAAGACCAGCATGAGATGGTAGCAGCATCTTTTAGCTCCTCTGGGTCTGATAGAAAGGACAGGAGCGTCGCTGTTCAGCTCTATTTCACGTCAGAATTTGGAGCCTGCTGCTCCCCTTTAACATGTGCGTCTATAGGCAGTAGTGATTCGGGGTTTCAGAACATAGTGGGTTCATTTGGGATGGACAAAGTACCTCCGCAATCTAGAACCCCAGAATTTATTCATCTGTTCTTTCAGCCATCATCCACATTTCCTGAGGATTTCATCAgtcctttcatttttaattaatttgctAAAAGTCAAACCAGCGCTGGCTGTCACAGAACCCCCTCCCCTCTACGGAGGGAACGACAGGACTCCTGCCTGGTTAGTTAAGTAGGCATATTGAAAAATTTTGGCATGTTGTGCTTTTCACTTTAAATCTAACACCTTTTAGAAATCTTTGAGTTTATACTCGATGACATtttgtgcagatggtgctgctCACATTAAAGTTCCATCAGTGTCctacttctttttctttctttcttcatctttgACTCATACAAGTGCTCATGTTTATTTTTGCTCTTCCCTTGGACTCCAGTATGTTACAGAGACTCCAGGAATGCTCACTTACAGGGTTTTTGGTAACTTTTCATCTGAAAATCCacagaatttaaaacaaaaacaaagattcTTTGATTTCAAATAACCTTCTGTGGaatcatgtgacaggaagctgAAATGGAGCATCGTATTATGTGGTTTTGATGCATAACCCATATAACAAGCTCAACACCACATTTGCTTTGCCGACGTTCAATATCCTGAAGGATGGTTTTACAGTCGCTAACACGTATCTTTTGGGTGATTTGTTTGATTCTCTCCGTTAGAAGGTCTGCTTAGTATCTACAGTCACCGTTAATTTTTCCTAGTGAGTTAACTGTCATTATCTTGTCATGGATGAGCTCCAAAAAAGATGCCGCAGCTGCAAAACCTCCTTAAGAGTTTCTAAATCAGTCACTCTTTCACTTCCACACTGTGCAGAAGAGGTGCAAGGTTGAAAGTGGCATTTGAACTGAAGAAAATGGGAATAGAAATGTTTGACCCAAATCACGAAAACCAAAAAATCTTGTGTGCCAGCAAATTTACTTCTCCGGTAAATCATAATGACGTCAGTgactattttaaaatgttgtaaTACAGTGATTGTGATACATTCCCACTCAGAGCTGTGAATGGCTTTAGATGGTGGCAGAAAACCAGAGGGAACAAGAAAACCCGACCCAGACGGGTCCCGAACCCAGTACATTCCTGCTATTCCCTGAAAAACTCCTGAATTAGGGTCTTTTATGGTTGTTAAAGGCCATTCAACTAAATTAGTATTTGGTAAAAACGGTTTAATCATTCTTTAACATTACCTAAGTAATATTTTCGGTCACGGTTGGCTAAAGATGTTGGGTTTAAGGCAGCCGGAGTGGAGGTGACCCAGCCAGGTCGTGAGCTGGGAGCTTCAGTGGAACAGCAGATCTGGTCCACCCGCCAGGACAGGACCCCTTTGCCCCCTGATGGAGGAGGGCTTCTTGTTATGTTATATGTTCACAGCTGAAGCAGAAATGACCCCATTTATGTGAAACTGAAACAGCGCCAGGCGACCTGCAAACTTCCATTGGTACAGTTAACCTGGTCACACCTCTGCACCATAATGAAGCTCATCGTCAGCTCCCCTGGTCACTGCAAAGCCACCGTAGAcataaaaaaaggaattaaaatcAATTTCTATGTGTTTTAGGAGATGGTAAGGTGGACCCAGTCCTCTTAGGAAGGGTGACGCCCAACAGAGAGGAGTGAGGTGACCACACAGGAGTGAATTAAGGCTTTCCTTTCTTGAGTGCTCACCTAATCAGAAGGATCCTAGCATACATGCATAAACCTCATTGGTTTGTGTTTGCACCATTTTAGTTTCCACACCACGTGACTTCCTTCTACAGGCTTCCTTCGGCTGCAGCGGTGTGCAGCTGTGTCTTCCtctaaacatgtttttttaagccGACAGTTCAGACTGTGACAACAACCGGCGCCGCGCTCTCGCTGTTTTCAGACCAGGGAAAATCTTAGGACCACTGAGGGAGAAGATGTTGAGGCGAAGGCCTTCTAATGCCTCGGAGAAGGAGCAGGCGCAGAAGAAGAAGGTAAGCCTAATTTCTGAGGTATCGGGGTGTTCGGGGAAACTTAAAACAACCGTTTTCTCAGCCCAGAGATCTGGGTCCTCCGTATATGATCCATGGTGATGGTTGAATACCTGAAGCCACTGATGTTTGTGTTGAATATTTCACTATCTTTACAAGGCAGGGTGCTTACTGCTGAGTTAATGCAAACATCAGCAAACCCATGTGCCCAGAAACACATATAAATCTCATTTAGACCTTCAGTGCTTCCCATGCTGTATCTTTACCAACTATCTCAGCACCTTCCATAGAATCAGAGAAGATCTATGAGTGTGGTTCATTCCCAGAGTCTGAATCACCACAGgctttgtgggttttttccccctgtccACAGGCACAGGAAGGTTTGGTGCTCCTATAGCAAACGCTCGCTTGGTTTCTATCTGTGCTGACAAAGAGCAGAGAAAACCGCAGAGGTTTCTTTGCTCATCTCACCCTGTTAGTTCTCGGTAGGCGAGTCCTATAACCAAGAACCGTCAGCAGCAGCAATCAGGATGTCAGACACGTAACTTCCTTGTGCTTTTCAAATGATTTTATTCTATCAGATTGCCAACAGGTGGCACGGCTGCCGatgtttcagctgtgtgtttaaCAGTTTTTGGAAATAAACAATGAAAGAGGCCTCGCTCTGAACAAGAAATGGTTGTCGATTGATGTGAAGACGTGCGTGTGACTCTAGGCTTCCATTGTTAGCGGGGGTTCAGCAACGTGACAGATGCAAAGACAGATAAGCAGCCGACCCTGTCTGGATGTCTGCAACAATCAGGCGTCAGCAGTTGCTCAAGTTGTACCCATTTCCTGTGCTTTCGAAACAGCACACAAGAAGCGTGATACACAGCCCAACGAGATTTAGATGAAGAATTTCCAGCTGAGAATTACCTCACTTAAAGATTTGGAAATGATGAAAACTCGAAATTTAATGTTACaaacaacatgtttttttctcaAAAAGAAGTAGGATTGTAGGTTTTGGCAAAAGCTAGACAGTGATATGCTTTTTGAGATctatcctccatccatccatccatccatccatccatccatccatccatccatccatccatccatccatccatccatccatccatccatcacaagCTTTTCTCATCCTGGACAATCCAAAATCATCTAttctctgtgtgtttccagctcTCTCTGCAACGATCCAGCAGCTTTAAAGATTTTATGAAGAGCAAACCCACCTCTCCGGTGTCAGAAAAGGAGATAACGCTGGAGGAGAATGTAAGTGGCTCCCAAACAAGCAcgttaaaacacacaaacatctgtaGCAGCAGAAGAGTGGAAGCAGAAGTGTAATATAATCATTGGTCAAGAAGTTCCCATATATGACTTCCCACAGATATTCTTTTCAATTGTTCCATATTCGCCATACTGGGGGGAGACCAAAGTTCACAAAGGTCAAATAGAGAGCAGAGCTGTACTGGTACAAGTGTTTCACGCCTGGACCATTGTCAAACACTAAATTACAGACTTTTTTACAGTTAAGAGGCAAATAGAAAATAGCGGAAGTAAGACTGAAAAGTGTTGCACAAAGCTCAGATGACAGCAGCTCACAGACAGGATGTTCTTAAGAGCAGTCAGGCGAAGAGCTTTCTGAGTCAGACAGTGGAAACAGCAAATGTTTCCGCTCTTTTAAAACTATCTTTAAATTCAGAGGAGATAGAGTTGATGGTTTTGGAGGCATCAGTGCCTTCAGCCTCAAAACTGAGGGTTTCGTTGCTTCCATGGCAGGTGGCCGGTGCACCAGAGGACCCGATGAAAAGTGGGAACAAACTGGGAAAGAAATGGCGCAACGTTATCTCGCGCACAATGACGCGCAAAACTTCCAAGCTGGCGCAGAAGGCTCTGGCTGAAGAAGGGGTAAGTCTTAAATTGTTTTACCGTGGTGGCAGTACATGAGTCAAATGGTGCGTTGAGGTAGAAGCACTTGCAGGACAAAATCTTAAGTATTTATTCAATTAACAGAGTTGAGTTCTAACGGATCCTCCATGTTTGCAGAGTGACAGCGGCGACGAGCTGTCTCCAGTCTCAGATGTGCTTCCAGATCTAAACTCTGGGCAGAGGACATCTGTGTGTTCCTCAGAGTCAGAGGACACCACAAACAGCCCCTTCACCCGGCAGCTCTCAAGCAGTAAGTCTGAAGACTTCTGGGAGTCTTAACAGATTTTGGCATGAAAAACCAAAATCTAACCCTATAAATCTCAAATAGGCGGGCTCATACTTCCTAAAGTACGCAAGCCTACATGTAggtagacagaaaaatggaaattcTACTACTGTGACACTGCAGGTGGTGACAGACAGAGTCTGGACAGTGGCTACAGCCAGAGGGACAGCatgaggctggaggagaactCTTACAGTGGACCTTTCTGTGGGCGCGCTCTGGTCCACACCGACTTCACTCCCAGCCCCTACGATGTGGAGTCACTCAAACTTCAAGTAGGTCCCGGCTGAGGAGTTATATCTTCCTCAGTGTGCCTGATTTGATGTTCTGGAGTCTTGTCAAGTCTTTCCTGCAGGGATCTTGTTAAGCCAGTGAAACATTGCATCGTTGATTATTATTGAAAAGGGTTTGAGACAGATAAACCTTTAGAAACTTCATGTTTGGCACAAACACATCGATACTGAAGAGAAACTATCACATTATTTCATACCGAATGcttttttattcacttttaAGATTAGTTTCAACATTAACTTGTGAAATCCCAAAGAGCAAGCATAACATGTccaatttttttatttgctgAGACCGAATGCAAAgctagtttttttttgttacatttgTTGTAATAGTCATGCGTGTTGAAGAGTTTGTGGCGATCCGTTGGGATTTAACTGGTTATTCGATCATTTAAAAACTTTAACAAACCATAATGGACAGATGGGCTGGTCGCTGCAATTGCTGACAccgccacaagagggcagcagtcATCAGGGGATTTCAGTTGCTTCATGTTCGTCATCCGCTTACTGGAAGAGATTGATGACGACAGTTCAGTTTGGGTTTTGTGTCAGTGAAGTCTTGCATCACCTGTCTTACAGAAAGGTGACATCATCTACATCATTGAGAAGCCCCCTGTGGGGACCTGGACTGGGAAGCTGAACAATAAAGTGGGCTCCTTTAAGTTCATCTATGTCAACCTGCTGCCAGATGAGAGCCCcccagccaggaggagacatcGCAATAGCAGGACCTGCCAAGACAAGTCCAAACCCAAAAccctggaggaggtgctggacaACATGGGACTAAGCGTGAGTTTATTAAGCTTCTGCAGGAGGCGAGGTCGCTGGTGTTTACAGGATAGGGGTTCATGTTCTTTGGTGTTGCAGGAGCTGACTTCTTTGCTCTTCATGCACGGTTTCCAAAACCTGGAGGACTTTGCAGGACTGAAGGAGCCTCACCTCAACGAGCTGAACATCACCGACCCCGAGCAAC is a window of Takifugu rubripes chromosome 14, fTakRub1.2, whole genome shotgun sequence DNA encoding:
- the sash3 gene encoding SAM and SH3 domain-containing protein 3, with the protein product MLRRRPSNASEKEQAQKKKLSLQRSSSFKDFMKSKPTSPVSEKEITLEENVAGAPEDPMKSGNKLGKKWRNVISRTMTRKTSKLAQKALAEEGSDSGDELSPVSDVLPDLNSGQRTSVCSSESEDTTNSPFTRQLSSSGDRQSLDSGYSQRDSMRLEENSYSGPFCGRALVHTDFTPSPYDVESLKLQKGDIIYIIEKPPVGTWTGKLNNKVGSFKFIYVNLLPDESPPARRRHRNSRTCQDKSKPKTLEEVLDNMGLSELTSLLFMHGFQNLEDFAGLKEPHLNELNITDPEQRSKILKASELLRDSEEDSEPEEEDKSRDSKHPRDSGCFESSENLREEANKEGPMEEQEPGERVEERLVAVQEQLEEVTLDEGS
- the xpnpep2 gene encoding xaa-Pro aminopeptidase 2; amino-acid sequence: MPPCGWLLLLSLAALTGNTFCAITTSQTERNCSISPPYLPSTVINTTLRLQELRKRMLPLNISAYIIPGTDAHLSEYIAPRDARLTFMTGFTGSAGTAVVTQTKATLWTDSRYWVQAERQMDCNWELEKDVSISSIAEWLISEVPAGGEIGFDPFLFSLETYENYDINLGSSNHSLTSVPVNLVDQVWTDRPPILADGIISLPDRVIQRTWQMKVEQMRKMMEDSPYRPTALLLSALDETAWLFNMRGNDIPFNPFFYSYTLLTLDEIWLFIHTERLTGELKEYLNASCAGPLCVQLKSYDSVRAQLQEYVARPGIKVWIGTEYTNYALYELITPVDKLMTSSYSPVLTTKAVKDETEQRILRDAHVRDAVAVIQLLMWLEKVVPQGTETELTAAEYVNMCRSKQKDSKGPSFETISASGANAALAHYSPTNESSRKLTVDEMYLVDSGGQYLDGTTDITRTVHWGTPTEMQREAFTRVLQGNIEISRTIFPSGTRGANMEMLGRRALWEVGLNYGHGTGHGVGNYFGVHEWPVGFQTNNIPFTSGMFTSIEPGYYKDNDFGIRIEDIAVIVPKPTKYGNNYLTFDIVSLVPYDRKLIDTSLLSMQQIQWLNKYYETIRTLVGPELDRQGLKEEKDWMLKNTEPFVPSGSSAAVTSSTLTLFALVLTLFHNII